A single genomic interval of Halomonas sp. GT harbors:
- a CDS encoding glycosyltransferase family 4 protein encodes MKPKVATSNKRFLLISGTSYSLVNFRGPLVQALIKAGLDVHVAAPGLIEDTTTRQQLEAWGAVAHDFPMQRNGLNPWRDALTLYALYRLMCKIRPEMMLSYTIKPVIYGLLAAWLASVPRRYALVTGLGYAFASQARGKRALVYQVVRRLYAAALNRADKVFFQNPDDDALFRELGILHERVPSQVLNGSGVDMNHFTVAPLPAGPPRFLLIARLLGDKGVRQYADAARRIKQRHPEIVFQLAGDTDSNPDTITREELDAWVKEGSIHHLGWLNDVRPAIADCSVYVLPSYYREGTPRSVLEAMATGRAVITTDAPGCRETVIEGDNGYLIPVRDVDALEAAMQTFIDSPALVQTMGRRSFEIAKDRYDVHKVNAVMLHSMKIKSPVTGSQEKELVNNDAINEASRI; translated from the coding sequence ATGAAGCCGAAGGTCGCTACATCGAATAAACGTTTTTTGCTGATATCGGGCACAAGTTATTCGTTGGTTAATTTTCGAGGGCCATTGGTGCAAGCCTTGATAAAGGCTGGATTAGACGTACATGTAGCTGCTCCAGGACTCATTGAAGACACGACTACTCGCCAGCAACTTGAAGCCTGGGGGGCCGTTGCTCACGACTTTCCGATGCAGAGAAATGGGCTAAACCCGTGGCGCGATGCTTTAACGCTGTACGCACTTTATCGTCTTATGTGCAAAATACGGCCAGAAATGATGCTTAGTTACACGATCAAGCCAGTTATATACGGACTACTAGCAGCCTGGCTGGCCAGCGTTCCTCGCCGCTATGCATTAGTTACTGGGCTAGGTTACGCATTTGCTAGTCAGGCCAGGGGCAAGCGTGCTCTAGTCTATCAAGTCGTGCGTAGGTTATATGCGGCGGCGCTCAATAGAGCAGACAAGGTGTTTTTTCAGAATCCTGATGATGATGCTTTGTTTCGCGAACTGGGGATACTGCATGAGAGGGTGCCTTCGCAGGTTCTCAATGGTTCAGGGGTAGACATGAATCATTTTACGGTAGCTCCTTTACCGGCCGGTCCACCGCGATTCTTACTGATTGCTCGCCTGCTGGGCGATAAAGGAGTGCGCCAATATGCTGATGCTGCACGCCGAATCAAACAGCGACACCCTGAGATAGTATTCCAACTGGCCGGTGACACTGATAGTAATCCCGATACGATTACCCGGGAAGAGTTGGATGCCTGGGTTAAAGAAGGCTCGATTCATCATTTAGGCTGGCTTAATGACGTGCGCCCGGCAATAGCAGATTGCAGTGTTTATGTACTTCCCAGCTATTATCGGGAAGGCACACCTCGTTCCGTGTTAGAAGCCATGGCAACGGGGCGGGCGGTGATTACAACCGATGCGCCTGGATGCCGTGAGACTGTCATTGAGGGCGACAATGGCTACTTAATACCCGTTAGAGATGTCGATGCGCTTGAGGCTGCCATGCAGACGTTCATTGATAGTCCTGCTCTAGTGCAAACCATGGGGCGACGTTCGTTTGAAATTGCTAAAGACAGGTACGATGTTCATAAGGTTAATGCTGTAATGCTTCATTCGATGAAAATAAAAAGCCCAG
- a CDS encoding DegT/DnrJ/EryC1/StrS family aminotransferase, protein MLNGPFSPWPSFTLEEAQAVQDVLLSNRVNYWTGKECVEFEKEFAHFSESKHAIALANGTNALDLALKGLGIGEKENEEVIVTSRTFVASASCIANAGAVPIFADVDRDSQNITAATVAEKITPRTRAIIAVHLAGWPCEMQELMALAEQYGLYVIEDCAQAHGARYQGRSVGGIGHVGCWSFCQDKIMTTGGEGGMVTTNDTALWKRMWAYKDHGKSWDAVYVQEHPPGFRWLHDTFGTNWRMTEMQAVIGRIQLERMPEWSATRQMNAQRIWQAALDCKGLRVPAFCLDMASGVLRQDTNHAAYKCYVFINPDQLQAGWNRDRILNDINQRGVPCFSGSCSEVYLEKAFVNAGWQPQNNLPVAQELGQTSLMFLCHPTLSQEEINKTCQVLKEVMALAV, encoded by the coding sequence ATGCTTAACGGACCATTTTCTCCTTGGCCTTCTTTTACTCTGGAAGAGGCCCAGGCTGTTCAGGATGTACTGCTTTCCAACAGAGTGAACTATTGGACAGGGAAGGAATGCGTTGAATTCGAAAAGGAATTCGCTCATTTTTCCGAGTCCAAGCATGCCATCGCGTTAGCAAACGGCACTAACGCGCTAGACTTAGCTCTAAAAGGGTTGGGTATTGGCGAAAAAGAAAATGAAGAGGTGATTGTGACCTCTCGTACCTTCGTAGCTTCTGCCTCCTGCATTGCTAATGCTGGCGCTGTGCCAATTTTCGCTGATGTTGATCGCGACTCTCAAAATATCACTGCCGCCACGGTCGCTGAAAAAATTACCCCGCGCACTCGCGCGATTATTGCTGTGCATTTAGCGGGATGGCCCTGCGAAATGCAGGAACTCATGGCGTTAGCAGAGCAATACGGGCTATATGTAATCGAAGATTGTGCTCAGGCCCACGGCGCTCGTTACCAAGGTCGAAGCGTTGGAGGAATAGGTCATGTGGGGTGTTGGTCGTTCTGCCAAGACAAAATTATGACCACCGGTGGTGAAGGGGGGATGGTCACTACCAATGACACCGCGCTTTGGAAACGAATGTGGGCTTATAAAGATCATGGCAAGAGCTGGGACGCTGTTTATGTGCAAGAACATCCACCGGGCTTCCGCTGGTTGCATGACACGTTTGGCACCAATTGGCGTATGACCGAAATGCAGGCCGTCATTGGCCGTATTCAACTTGAACGTATGCCTGAGTGGAGTGCGACTCGCCAAATGAATGCTCAACGTATCTGGCAAGCAGCGCTTGATTGCAAAGGGTTGCGTGTTCCTGCTTTTTGCTTAGATATGGCCTCTGGAGTACTCAGGCAAGATACCAACCATGCTGCTTATAAATGCTATGTATTTATCAATCCGGATCAGCTTCAGGCTGGTTGGAATCGCGACCGTATCCTGAACGATATCAACCAACGAGGAGTGCCTTGTTTTTCAGGCAGCTGCTCTGAAGTATATCTCGAAAAGGCCTTTGTAAACGCTGGCTGGCAGCCCCAAAACAACTTGCCAGTTGCACAAGAGCTTGGTCAAACAAGTCTGATGTTTTTGTGCCACCCGACACTTTCTCAGGAAGAAATTAATAAGACATGCCAAGTGCTCAAAGAGGTCATGGCATTAGCTGTTTAA
- a CDS encoding sugar transferase, whose protein sequence is MIKRQFDIAVSLIGLVLLSPLLVVIALLVRYKLGTPVLFRQYRPGLNGKPFEIVKFRSMRDAYDEQGRKLSEKERLTTFGRRLRATSLDELPELWNVLKGDMSLVGPRPLLMEYLPYYSAYQTRRHEARPGVTGWAQVNGRNGISWEKKFDYDIWYVDNQTLLLDIKILLLTVKKVFFREGISYSGDVAMPNFKESKLQNDKGEQNG, encoded by the coding sequence ATGATTAAGCGACAGTTTGACATTGCTGTTTCACTAATAGGGTTGGTATTGCTGTCACCATTGCTAGTGGTTATAGCGTTGCTTGTACGCTATAAACTAGGCACGCCAGTTCTCTTTCGTCAATATCGTCCAGGGCTAAACGGCAAGCCATTTGAAATAGTCAAGTTTCGATCTATGCGTGATGCCTATGACGAACAAGGTCGAAAATTATCAGAAAAAGAGCGGCTGACTACTTTTGGCCGACGTCTACGTGCTACCAGTCTGGATGAGTTACCTGAATTATGGAATGTGCTGAAAGGTGATATGAGCTTGGTCGGTCCCAGGCCATTATTAATGGAATATTTACCTTATTATAGCGCCTACCAAACTCGTCGACATGAAGCTCGTCCCGGCGTGACAGGCTGGGCCCAAGTTAATGGTCGTAATGGTATCTCTTGGGAAAAAAAGTTTGATTACGACATTTGGTATGTAGATAACCAGACGCTGCTTTTAGATATAAAAATTTTGCTATTGACAGTTAAAAAAGTTTTTTTCCGCGAAGGTATTAGTTACTCAGGTGATGTAGCGATGCCAAACTTCAAAGAATCAAAGCTGCAAAACGACAAAGGTGAACAAAATGGCTAA